A portion of the Magnolia sinica isolate HGM2019 chromosome 17, MsV1, whole genome shotgun sequence genome contains these proteins:
- the LOC131231258 gene encoding protein SWEETIE-like: protein MSLFTLYRQCIKCMPITLMDSNIQVQTVGLYVLKSIFQRELGESANMENNSFILFSAGELLGDIFSLIHKISEKIATRESLVIAGE, encoded by the exons ATGTCTCTCTTTACCCTATACAGACAATGCATCAAATGCATGCCTATCACTCTTATGGACTCCAATATACAG GTTCAGACTGTTGGATTGTATGTGCTGAAAAGCATTTTCCAAAGGGAACTTGGTGAAAGCGCAAACATGGAAAATAATTCTTTCATTCTCTTTTCTGCTGGAGAGCTCCTTGGAGATATTTTCTCTCTAATTCACAAGATCTCGGAG AAAATTGCGACCCGAGAATCACTTGTTATTGCTGGTGAATGA